A stretch of the Vitis riparia cultivar Riparia Gloire de Montpellier isolate 1030 chromosome 13, EGFV_Vit.rip_1.0, whole genome shotgun sequence genome encodes the following:
- the LOC117928996 gene encoding putative RING-H2 finger protein ATL69, giving the protein MSTATPPESAAGVGLGYGIAIAVSILVLISTIMLASYACVRVKASGGTRADHGRPGTNRESTAVDSSELAAVVVVAGLDGPAIESYPKMVLGQSRRLPRPNDGPCSICLSEYRPNETVRSIPECNHCFHADCIDEWLRMSATCPICRSSPAVSAAPTPLATPLSEVVPLAFHAR; this is encoded by the coding sequence ATGTCCACCGCCACTCCGCCGGAGTCTGCTGCTGGCGTCGGCCTCGGCTACGGCATCGCCATCGCCGTTAGCATCCTCGTCCTCATCTCGACGATCATGCTCGCCTCCTATGCCTGCGTCAGAGTCAAAGCTAGCGGCGGCACTCGCGCTGACCACGGCAGACCAGGAACGAATCGCGAGTCCACCGCCGTCGATTCGTCGGAGCTAGCAGCGGTGGTGGTTGTGGCGGGCCTAGATGGCCCGGCAATAGAGTCGTATCCGAAGATGGTACTGGGCCAGAGCCGGCGGCTGCCGAGGCCCAACGACGGCCCGTGCTCCATCTGCCTCTCGGAGTACCGCCCCAACGAGACCGTCCGGTCTATTCCGGAGTGCAACCACTGCTTCCACGCCGATTGCATCGACGAGTGGCTTCGGATGAGCGCCACGTGCCCCATCTGCAGAAGCTCTCCGGCCGTCTCGGCGGCTCCGACGCCGCTCGCCACTCCTCTCTCCGAGGTGGTGCCTCTCGCCTTCCACGCCAGGtga